Proteins co-encoded in one Helicoverpa zea isolate HzStark_Cry1AcR chromosome 18, ilHelZeax1.1, whole genome shotgun sequence genomic window:
- the LOC124638925 gene encoding RNA-binding protein lark isoform X1 translates to MPGAGTFKIFVGNLSDKTTDADLRPLFEKYGTVVECDIVRNYGFVHMENEQVGREAIQNLNGEMVHGQAIKIEAAKSRKAPSTPTTKIFVGNLTDKTRAPEVRELFQKFGTVVECDIVRNYGFVHLDATGDVNEAIKELNGMMVDGQPMKVQLSTSRVRQRPGMGDPEQCYRCGRGGHWSKECPKALGPDRNGFRDRAFGRDPYPPPPPPPFLRDRMMGGFGDPYDGYYDRARFESPRDLFERRYPVGASRGLEMGASRGGRGDFVSPPLRREPMPPMPSLPPMRSGMGSMRSSYDAMYSRRSPPQGPQMSRGMYEDFSRDTFDDRRPGMRGPSPSRRYAPY, encoded by the exons ATGCCGGGCGCCGGTACTTTCAAAATCTTCGTCGGGAATCTTTCCGATAAAACTACGGACGCCGATCTTAGACCGCTATTCGAAAAATACGGTACGGTCGTAGAATGCGATATCGTCAGAAATTACGGTTTCGTGCACATGGAAAACGAGCAAGTCGGACGCGAAGCCATTCAGAATTTAAACGGAGAGATGGTTCATGGCCAGGCGATCAAAATAGAAGCCGCCAAGAGCCGAAAGGCACCGTCGACGCCGACCACCAAAATATTCGTCGGTAACCTTACGGACAAGACGCGCGCGCCCGAAGTCCGCGAGCTGTTTCAGAAGTTCGGCACGGTCGTCGAGTGCGATATCGTTCGTAACTATGGCTTCGTGCACTTGGACGCGACGGGCGACGTGAACGAAGCTATCAAAGAGCTGAACGGTATGATGGTGGACGGACAGCCCATGAAGGTGCAGCTGTCGACGAGCCGCGTCCGCCAGCGGCCGGGCATGGGCGACCCCGAGCAGTGCTACCGCTGCGGTCGGGGCGGCCACTGGTCCAAGGAGTGTCCCAAGGCGCTCGGCCCCGACCGGAACGGTTTCCGCGATCGAGCTTTCGGCCGCGACCCCTAccctccgccgccgccgccgccgttcCTTCGCGATCGCATGATGGGAGGATTTGGG GACCCCTACGATGGGTACTACGACCGGGCTCGGTTTGAATCTCCGCGGGACCTGTTCGAGCGGCGCTACCCAGTGGGAGCTTCGCGCGGGCTAGAGATGGGCGCGTCGCGTGGCGGGCGCGGGGACTTTGTGTCGCCGCCGCTGCGCCGGGAGCCGATGCCGCCCATGCCGAGCCTGCCACCGATGCGCAGCGGGATGGGATCCATGAGGTCGTCGTATGATGCTATGTACAGCAGGAGAAGTCCCCCTCAAGGACCTCAAATGTCCCGGGG aatgtATGAAGACTTTAGCCGTGATACATTTGATGACAGAAG gCCGGGAATGAGAGGACCATCTCCCTCCAGAAGATATGCGCCTTACTAG
- the LOC124638925 gene encoding RNA-binding protein lark isoform X2 gives MPGAGTFKIFVGNLSDKTTDADLRPLFEKYGTVVECDIVRNYGFVHMENEQVGREAIQNLNGEMVHGQAIKIEAAKSRKAPSTPTTKIFVGNLTDKTRAPEVRELFQKFGTVVECDIVRNYGFVHLDATGDVNEAIKELNGMMVDGQPMKVQLSTSRVRQRPGMGDPEQCYRCGRGGHWSKECPKALGPDRNGFRDRAFGRDPYPPPPPPPFLRDRMMGGFGDPYDGYYDRARFESPRDLFERRYPVGASRGLEMGASRGGRGDFVSPPLRREPMPPMPSLPPMRSGMGSMRMYEDFSRDTFDDRRPGMRGPSPSRRYAPY, from the exons ATGCCGGGCGCCGGTACTTTCAAAATCTTCGTCGGGAATCTTTCCGATAAAACTACGGACGCCGATCTTAGACCGCTATTCGAAAAATACGGTACGGTCGTAGAATGCGATATCGTCAGAAATTACGGTTTCGTGCACATGGAAAACGAGCAAGTCGGACGCGAAGCCATTCAGAATTTAAACGGAGAGATGGTTCATGGCCAGGCGATCAAAATAGAAGCCGCCAAGAGCCGAAAGGCACCGTCGACGCCGACCACCAAAATATTCGTCGGTAACCTTACGGACAAGACGCGCGCGCCCGAAGTCCGCGAGCTGTTTCAGAAGTTCGGCACGGTCGTCGAGTGCGATATCGTTCGTAACTATGGCTTCGTGCACTTGGACGCGACGGGCGACGTGAACGAAGCTATCAAAGAGCTGAACGGTATGATGGTGGACGGACAGCCCATGAAGGTGCAGCTGTCGACGAGCCGCGTCCGCCAGCGGCCGGGCATGGGCGACCCCGAGCAGTGCTACCGCTGCGGTCGGGGCGGCCACTGGTCCAAGGAGTGTCCCAAGGCGCTCGGCCCCGACCGGAACGGTTTCCGCGATCGAGCTTTCGGCCGCGACCCCTAccctccgccgccgccgccgccgttcCTTCGCGATCGCATGATGGGAGGATTTGGG GACCCCTACGATGGGTACTACGACCGGGCTCGGTTTGAATCTCCGCGGGACCTGTTCGAGCGGCGCTACCCAGTGGGAGCTTCGCGCGGGCTAGAGATGGGCGCGTCGCGTGGCGGGCGCGGGGACTTTGTGTCGCCGCCGCTGCGCCGGGAGCCGATGCCGCCCATGCCGAGCCTGCCACCGATGCGCAGCGGGATGGGATCCATGAG aatgtATGAAGACTTTAGCCGTGATACATTTGATGACAGAAG gCCGGGAATGAGAGGACCATCTCCCTCCAGAAGATATGCGCCTTACTAG